The genomic region TGCTTCAATATCAGTTTCGTAAATCTTGCCATCCCACATAAATTTCCGGTCATCAAATTTTCTTGCAATCTCTGGATTCATCATCTCACCTCAGATTAAAATGTCCTGAATGGACTTGGGCCCAACTGTTTTACCGTTTCGGTCATTTCCTGCATTACCTGAGCAAACTTTGGTCCTTCAGAGGCAGAGATCCACTCAAGTCTAAATCGCTCCGGTTCTATACCAAAGTCTTCAAGCATCAGACCAATAGCGTCTGCCCTGGATTCTGCTTTTTTGTTTCCTTCAAGATAGTGGCAATCCCCAATATGACAGCCACAGATCAGGACACCATCTGCGCCTTTAGTTAAGGCATCTACGACTAAATTTGGATGGACCATACCGGAACACATTACCCGGATAATCCGAATATTGGTGGGGTATTGCAACCTGGACACACCGGCAAGATCAGCGCCTGTATAACTACACCAATTACAGCAAAAGGCGATTATTAATGGTTCAAACTCATTTGACATGCTGGTAGCTTCCTCCTCTTAAGATACTGGTTGCAATGCCGCCTCAACCATAGCCGAAAGCATTTCCGGCTTAAAGTGCTGCACATAAATTCCCTTCTTCGGACATGTTGCCATGCACACACCACAACCCTTACATTTAGCCTCATTTACCTCTACTGTCTTTTTGATGGCCCCCTCCTTCATATATTCTATCAGGGTTATGGCTTTATAAGGACAGGGGTCAATACAATAGGCACAACCATCGCAGTTGGCATCAACGACAAAGGATAAAGCCGCCTCAAGTTCAAGTTCATTTTTGGAAAGTATGGTAGCGGCACGACCGGCAGCACCACTTGCCTGTGAGATTGATTCCGACACATCCTTTGGGCAATGGGCAAGTCCTGCCATATAGATACCATCCGTAGCAAAATCAATCGGCCTTAGCTTTATATGTGCCTCTAAGAAAAATCCATTTTGATTAAGTGGCACCTTAAGCATTTGAGCCAGCTCTTTATTTCCGGGCTCGGCAACTATTGCCGAAGATAATACAACCTGGTTAGTATCGATTAAAAGCCATTGGTCAAGCAACAAATCCCGGACCTTGACCCTTAACCCATCTCCTTCTGAATAAACCTCTGGCTTCTCATCATCATTATAGCGGATAAAGATTACCCCTGCTTCCCGTGCCTGGGAATAATAGTCCTCGCGTAAACCATAAGTTCGTATATCCCGATACAGGATGTAGACCTCTGTTTGGGGGTCTTTCTCCTTTAACTTCAGTGCATTCTTTATGGCCTGACTACAGCAGACACGACTGCAATATGATCTGTCCTTCTCCCGCGAGCCAACACACTGAATCATAACTATGGATTTCGAATTTCGAATTTCGAATTTCGAATTTGACAAATTTTCTTCCAATTCCCGCTGAGTAATTACCCGTTTATCCTGTCCATGCAGGTATTCTGTTGGTTTATATTCTGTTGCACCGGTAGCCACAATTATTATTCCATGCTCAATTTCAATCTCCTTACCATTAGAATTAAGCGTAGATTTAAAGTTGCCCAGGAAACCATCTACTTTTGAGACAGAGGTATTCAGATAAAGCTTAATCTTATCTGATTGAGTAACACAAGCAATCATACCTTCGAGTAATTGTTTTGGATTACTGTCATCAAGCAGATATTGAATCCTTCTCAGATTGCCGCCCAGCTCTTTTTCTTTTTCCACCAAATGGACTAAAAATCCTTGAGCGGCTAAGTCAATAGCTGATTGCATTCCCGCCAGTCCACCACCTATAACCAATGCCGCCTGATTTACCTTTATTGTATTTCCATAAAGTGGTTCTAAAAGCCGTGCCTTGGCAATGGCCATGCGGACAAGGTCTTTTGCCTTTCTTGTGGCTTTCTCAGGTTCATTTGCATGGACCCAACTGCATTGGTCACGGACATTTGCCATTTCAAATAGATATGGGTTAAGCCCTGCCTGACGAATGGTATTACGAAATAGCGGCTCATGGGTTCTTGGGGTGCAAGCGGCTACCACTACCCGATTGAGATTATGTTCCTTTATCTTCTCTATAATCGCTTGCTGGGTATCGGAAGAGCAGGTATAAAGTTTATTCTCGGCATGGATAACATCAGGTAATGTTCTGGCATATTCAATTACCCGTGGGACATCAACTACACCGGCTATATTTATCCCGCAGTGGCAGATAAAGACACCAATCCTCGGAGATTGTCCCGATATATCAACCTCAGGTGGATATTCTTTATCCGTAATTAAACTACCCCTTGATTCGGCTAATAGCCCGCCTGCCTTTCCCGCTGAGGCTGAGGCTTGCATGACTGTTTCCGGTATATCCTTGGGAGACTCAAACACACCTGCCGTATAA from bacterium harbors:
- a CDS encoding FAD-dependent oxidoreductase encodes the protein MITLTINDQKIQIEEGTKILEAAQRSGIKIPTLCHHKALSSYGACRLCIVEIKDGNYSDIVASCLYPVQEGLVIQTHSERVIKTRRIMAELLLTRCPDSTEIQKLAKEIGVTKLRLKPKKDMSCILCGLCVRMCNERMGIGAMGFINRGSKRRVSSPFGKQSDICHLCGACVSICPTKRITIEDVSGAKRKPVPILSKFDEELSSRSPIHIFYPQGVPNWPVIDHDSCVHMLKDKCGICEVVCQAGAIDYEQKEEKLDIDVGAVILTPGYDKFEPKIRGEYGYGKYQNVVTSLQFERILSASGPFGGHLHRLSDDNAPKKVAWIQCVGSRDINKGNPYCSSVCCTYAVKEAIIAKEHSHEGLDATIFYMDMRTFGKGFEEYYNRAKDEYGVRFVRSRVAEIKEIEETKNLILRYEDENGNKVAEEEFDMVVLSVGMVPKKGTKELASRLGINLDEYGFCRTHSFSPMETNIPGVYTAGVFESPKDIPETVMQASASAGKAGGLLAESRGSLITDKEYPPEVDISGQSPRIGVFICHCGINIAGVVDVPRVIEYARTLPDVIHAENKLYTCSSDTQQAIIEKIKEHNLNRVVVAACTPRTHEPLFRNTIRQAGLNPYLFEMANVRDQCSWVHANEPEKATRKAKDLVRMAIAKARLLEPLYGNTIKVNQAALVIGGGLAGMQSAIDLAAQGFLVHLVEKEKELGGNLRRIQYLLDDSNPKQLLEGMIACVTQSDKIKLYLNTSVSKVDGFLGNFKSTLNSNGKEIEIEHGIIIVATGATEYKPTEYLHGQDKRVITQRELEENLSNSKFEIRNSKSIVMIQCVGSREKDRSYCSRVCCSQAIKNALKLKEKDPQTEVYILYRDIRTYGLREDYYSQAREAGVIFIRYNDDEKPEVYSEGDGLRVKVRDLLLDQWLLIDTNQVVLSSAIVAEPGNKELAQMLKVPLNQNGFFLEAHIKLRPIDFATDGIYMAGLAHCPKDVSESISQASGAAGRAATILSKNELELEAALSFVVDANCDGCAYCIDPCPYKAITLIEYMKEGAIKKTVEVNEAKCKGCGVCMATCPKKGIYVQHFKPEMLSAMVEAALQPVS
- a CDS encoding hydrogenase iron-sulfur subunit, giving the protein MSNEFEPLIIAFCCNWCSYTGADLAGVSRLQYPTNIRIIRVMCSGMVHPNLVVDALTKGADGVLICGCHIGDCHYLEGNKKAESRADAIGLMLEDFGIEPERFRLEWISASEGPKFAQVMQEMTETVKQLGPSPFRTF